One genomic window of Amyelois transitella isolate CPQ chromosome 8, ilAmyTran1.1, whole genome shotgun sequence includes the following:
- the LOC106136520 gene encoding circadian clock-controlled protein daywake: protein MVALTLLSFVICVIYGAVANVVPVGKCSLEDSNCLRKEFQNGVPTFFDGIPEANIDVLDVMDMDDVKFDLSGLQFTLKEGKLKGLKGMVIKSVDWNTKKNKISINFVANCTVKGHYTAAGRVLILPISGDGQMKLKLRDIDVRLYIDYDLKKTADGKERVAPKKLHFDFEVMGNAHFTLTNLFNGNKELSEAMHAFLNDNWKQVSAEFGQPMLAVAAKKIYKNVEKYFEQNPIADITL, encoded by the exons ATGGTTGCTTTAACGTTATtaagttttgttatttgtgttatttatgGAGCGGTGGCAAATG TTGTGCCAGTAGGGAAATGCAGCCTAGAAGATTCAAACTGCCTGAGGAAAGAGTTTCAAAATGGCGTGCCTACATTCTTTGATGGTATACCTGAAGCTAACATTGATGTTTTGGATGTAATGGATATGGACGACGTGAAGTTTGACCTCTCCGGTCTACAGTTTACATTGAAAGAAGGAAAACTGAAAGGTCTAAAGGGAATGGTTATCAAATCCGTAGA ttggaacacgaaaaagaacaaaatatcaataaattttgtgGCAAACTGTACAGTGAAAGGACATTATACCGCCGCTGGCAGAGTGTTAATCCTGCCTATTAGCGGAGATGGAcagatgaaattgaaattga GAGATATTGATGTAAGACTATACATCGATTACGACCTAAAGAAGACAGCTGATGGCAAGGAGAGAGTGGCGCCAAAGAAACTGCATTTTGACTTCGAAGTTATGGGCAACGCACACTTCACTCTGACTAACTTGTTCAATGGAAATAAGGAGCTCA GTGAAGCCATGCATGCGTTCCTGAACGACAACTGGAAGCAAGTTTCGGCGGAGTTCGGCCAGCCCATGTTGGCTGTGGCCGCcaagaaaatatacaaaaacgttgaaaaatatttcgagCAAAACCCTATCGCTGATATAACTTTGtag
- the LOC132901987 gene encoding uncharacterized protein LOC132901987, whose translation MYPGVEHFNSNIKWRFDDSQAEDDMQTLEQNLDRIRSLSHERNFNAYGLKDSDNLLEVEVNVAEDDSDENKDYNGGSARESCDEKSDYGTAHKFSRTSSLSNRELDVIKESSRSSSDTEVTLTR comes from the coding sequence ATGTATCCAGGCGTTGAACACTTTaattcaaacataaaatgGAGATTCGATGATTCACAAGCGGAGGACGATATGCAAACCCTGGAACAAAATCTTGATAGAATTCGTAGTCTTAGTCACGAGAGAAATTTTAATGCATACGGATTGAAAGACagtgataatttattagaagTTGAAGTGAACGTTGCAGAAGATGATTCtgatgaaaataaagattataatgGTGGTAGTGCTCGTGAAAGTTGTGACGAAAAAAGTGATTATGGTACCGCACATAAGTTTTCTCGTACCTCTTCATTATCTAATAGAGAATTAGATGTGATCAAAGAAAGTTCCAGAAGTTCTAGCGACACTGAAGTGACGTTGACGCGATGA